A single window of Nicotiana sylvestris chromosome 3, ASM39365v2, whole genome shotgun sequence DNA harbors:
- the LOC104230935 gene encoding uncharacterized protein, whose amino-acid sequence MSASAVVAGASASSCSAAYSRNLGITKSNASIPSPKSSTSPICQRTSFQGLSLQEAKRGVSNSFLAESKRNSTSIGGRSRTLEITARSTAAKNIEVEVDKPLGLTLGPKNGGGVVITGIENGGNAARAGLKVGDQVVYTSSFFGDELWPADKLGFTKTAIQAKPDSVYFVVSRGVDVDVKRLPKRPAPPQFGRKLTDAQKARATHICLDCGYIYTLPKSFDDQPEDYACPQCRAPKKRFAKYDVNTGRAIGGGLPPIGVIIGLIAGIGGVGALLVYGLQ is encoded by the exons ATGTCTGCATCCGCTGTGGTTGCTGGTGCCTCGGCCTCTTCCTGCTCTGCTGCTTACTCAAGAAACCTCGGCATCACAAAATCTAATGCTtctattccatcccccaaatcaTCCACCTCTCCAATATGCCAG AGAACTAGTTTTCAAGGTTTATCACTGCAAGAAGCCAAAAGGGGTGTTTCGAATTCGTTTCTAGCTGAGAGTAAGAGGAATTCCACTAGCATTGGTGGAAGAAGTAGAACCCTTGAGATCACTGCAAGATCAACTGCTGCAAAGAATATCGAAGTTGAAGTTGATAAGCCATTGGGGCTCACCCTTGGTCCTAAGAATGGTGGTGGAGTTGTAATTACG GGTATAGAGAATGGTGGTAATGCTGCAAGGGCAGGGCTTAAGGTTGGTGACCAGGTAGTCTACACGAGTAGCTTCTTCGGCGACGAACTCTGGCCAGCTGATAAGCTTGGATTTACCAAAACTGCCATCCAGGCGAAGCCTGACTCTGTCTACTTCGTCGTTAGCAG AGGTGTCGATGTAGATGTTAAAAGACTGCCCAAACGTCCAGCTCCTCCTCAATTTGGAAGGAAACTAACTGATGCTCAAAAG GCCAGAGCAACACACATTTGCCTAGACTGTGGTTACATATACACTTTGCCAAAGTCTTTCGATGACCAG CCGGAGGACTATGCATGTCCACAATGTAGAGCACCAAAGAAGAGGTTTGCAAAATATGATGTTAACACTGGGAGAGCAATAGGAGGAGGATTGCCTCCTATTGGTGTCATTATTGGTCTCATTGCTGGTATTGGTGGTGTTGGAGCATTACTTGTTTATGGTCTTCAATAA